The following coding sequences lie in one Dunckerocampus dactyliophorus isolate RoL2022-P2 chromosome 4, RoL_Ddac_1.1, whole genome shotgun sequence genomic window:
- the LOC129180395 gene encoding hydroxycarboxylic acid receptor 2-like: protein MHCNFTGTLLVSVLPTVLSIEFILGALSNGLALWIFCFHLRPWKSSTVLLFNLAMADFLLNMILPFRASYYNSGIKWRFGKTLCNISQFMLALNRTGSTLFLMAIALDRYIRVVHPHHSINSLSPSKAMCGAVVLWLVTVCMTANALTLQNFRSDYCESFLVETSAKGNRLWHKFNFLFSCWMPLLVILFCTIRIICQLKGRQLSQHGKIKKALWFITVVVVVFIVCFLPSNIAQLLIWIETQEALKTLPESEVCAAMDNLTVVFYMTVSLTYLNSALDPVVYYFSSPTFKNICRKSLHLPQAETTESTEKRTRETGSHSCSQI from the coding sequence ATGCACTGCAACTTCACGGGGACGCTGCTCGTCAGCGTGCTCCCCACAGTTTTGTCCATAGAGTTTATTTTGGGGGCACTGAGCAACGGCCTGGCCCTGTGGATCTTCTGCTTCCACCTGCGGCCCTGGAAGAGCAGCACGGTGCTGCTCTTCAACCTGGCCATGGCCGACTTCCTGCTCAACATGATTTTGCCCTTCCGCGCCAGCTACTACAACTCGGGCATCAAGTGGAGATTTGGGAAAACGCTCTGCAACATTTCACAGTTCATGCTGGCCCTCAACCGCACGGGCAGCACCCTCTTCCTGATGGCCATCGCGTTGGACCGCTACATCCGCGTGGTGCACCCGCACCACTCCATCAACTCCCTGAGCCCCTCCAAGGCCATGTGCGGAGCGGTCGTGCTCTGGCTGGTCACCGTCTGCATGACTGCCAACGCCTTGACCCTGCAGAACTTCCGCTCAGACTATTGCGAGAGCTTCCTGGTGGAAACCTCGGCCAAGGGGAACCGGCTGTGGCACAAATTCAACTTTCTCTTTTCCTGCTGGATGCCTCTGCTGGTCATCCTGTTCTGCACCATTCGCATCATCTGTCAGCTGAAAGGAAGACAGCTGAGCCAGCACGGGAAGATCAAGAAGGCGCTGTGGTTCAtcacggtggtggtggtggtcttcATCGTATGCTTCCTGCCCAGCAACATTGCACAGCTTCTCATTTGGATCGAAACCCAAGAGGCCCTCAAGACCCTGCCGGAGTCGGAGGTGTGCGCCGCCATGGACAACCTGACCGTGGTCTTCTACATGACCGTCAGCCTCACCTATCTCAACAGCGCCCTGGACCCCGTCGTCTACTACTTCTCCAGCCCGACCTTCAAGAACATCTGCAGGAAGTCGCTCCACCTGCCGCAGGCTGAAACCACCGAAAGCACAGAGAAGAGGACCCGAGAAACTGGATCGCACTCGTGTAGCCAGATTTAG